The Terriglobus roseus region GTGAAAGAAGGTCTGAACATCCGCGTCGGACGCTTTCTTTCCGTGCCTGGCATCGAAGCGCAGTTGGCTCCCAATAACTACAACATGACTCACTCACTGCTATACACAATCGATCCGTTTACTGACACCGGCATCCTTGGCTCTCTGAAGTTGTCAAAGCAATGGATGGTGCAGCTTGGGCTCTCTGCCGGACACGATGTCGCTCCCTGGTCCGACGATCGGAAACCCTCAGTCATTGCATGCGTGAATTACTCGACGACTTCCAACCGTAATAACTTCTATGCCTGCGCAAATGGCATCAACGACGGCAAATACGCGTACAACAATCTGCAACATTACGATGCCACCTGGTATCACAAGTTCAACGCGAAGTGGCACATGGCAACGGAAGCCTGGTACATGTACGAACGCGAAGTTCCAAACGTCGCCGGCAATGTGGCCAACCCTGTCCCCACGGAAACGGGAGCCAATGGCGCGTACTGCGCTCCGGGACAGGTCCGCTGCACAGCACCCGAATACGCGATCGTGAACTACATCAATCGCGAAGTTAACCCTCACCTTACGGTTGGTTTCAGGTCTGATCTGTTGAATGACAAGAAGGGACAGCGAACAGGCATTGCAACCAAATACACCGAGAACACGCTGTATGCGACGAAATATTTTGGGACAACGGTCATGCTGCGGCCAGAGATTCGCTTCGACCATTCATGGGATCGTCCGGGATACAACAATGGCACCGCAAGAAACCAGTTCTTTGTCGGTGCCGATCTGATCTATAAGTTCTAGCTGCTTTGCTGATCGCTTCAGCGTCGTCGATACATCAACCCGGCGCCGCTGAGGCAATTGCACAGATAAAGTGACCGAAGCTGACTAGTGCTTCAGGAGGAACATGCCCCAACTCACTAAGATTGCGGCAACCACAAAGCCGCCAAAGCAAAGCGCGCCGAACCGGATCATGTTCTTAGGTTCCGAACGCTGAGTGATTCCGAACACAATCGAAGCAAAGAAGGCATACACCACAAGGGCTGCAAAGTGCGACATTACAAACCCTCCTTGCGGCCGTTCGCCAACGACTGCGCATCAACTGCAGCCATTACATTTAGCAGTCCCGCAACCACGGCAAACTTGCTGCCGTAGTCAGAAACCGTATCCGTCAGCGCCTGGCCGCCAAGGCTGGCCGCATGGGCGATCACATAAAGCAACGGCGACCCCATCTGTCCCACGAAGCCCAGCAAATCCAACACATCGCCATTCGTAGCGGAATAGACCTTGCCGTGCATCATCATGCCCAGGAAGAACATGCTGACGATGGAAACAAACAGCAGCGCCGCGCGGATTGGCTTCTTCACCAGCACATGGCCAAGCCCTGGTACCAGCCAGCCAGCCAGCAACACCAGCGTAGGAGACACTGCACTCTGCCGTACCGGCACATTCGTTGTTTGGGTCACTGCCATTCGTTGTCGATCATATCAGCTAGATTCGAACCAGTTCCCGTTGAATCTTCCCGGTAACAACGGCGCTCCCCGGCTTCGTGATCATGTCGATCTCGCTCCGCACCCCAAAGCACTCCGGACCGGGCGGCAGATAGATGCCCGGCTCCACGGAAAAGCAGGTCATCGGCAGAATCAGGCGCTCGTCATGCGTCTCAAAGTTGTCCAGATGCGCACCTGCGCCGTGTAGTTCTGTACCGATATTGTGCCCGGTACGATGCGTGAACCACTGGCCGAAGCCCGCGTTGACGATCACCTGACGAGCCGCGGCATCCGGTTCCCAACCCGCAATCGGCTTCCCTGCTGCAAATCGCTGCTGAACCAATGCAATGGCTGCATCACGAGCGTCCACAACGGTGCGGAAGACGCGTCCTTCGAGCTCCGTAGGATCGCGGTCCACAACGCCGGTCCACGTAATGTCGTACCAGACCGCCGAAGGATCGTCCTTCAGCTTGCCCCAGATGTCGATCAACACGAACGATCCGCGCTCAATCCGTGATGACTTCCCTGCCACCGGCTCGTAGTGCGAGTCCGCTGCATTCGGTCCGACGCTGACATTTGGCCCGTGTTCCCACACGAGGCCCTCCTTCACCAACTCAGCCTGCAGCCACTCCACCATGGCGAACTCATCCGTGCCTGCACCGCGGACCCGCGAACCCATTTCACGCCAGCCATCTTCGAGAATGCGATCGATCTTTCGCTGTGCGACGTAGTGCGTCTCTACCTGGTGTTCCGTGAGCACCGCCTCGAACCGGCTGACGAGGTTGGCGGAGGACACAATCTCCTTGCCCATGCCGTTGAGCACCTCAATGGTGCCCGCATCCACCATCGCCACATACATCACGGCATTGCGCGGCGAATACTGCATGGCAATGCGCGTCGCGCCCTTGAGCATCTGCTCCAGCGCCGACTCCATCTCCTGCCACGTGGAATACAGCACGCGCTCACCCGGCAGC contains the following coding sequences:
- a CDS encoding outer membrane beta-barrel protein: MISFRSKGCALLTGLLLASATTLHAQTSEAAPADAPVQNSDLTQGNFFQRLGHFYVHDWNGTLPSTPTPQRRALDAPLDSPPYPSSDWGYGGSSAIGIPDGNTYPLMSALKLQNSRTKIYGWVAPSFNYSTSDKNSFPVSYDVFPNSVVLNQAVVYIERLPDTVQNKHFDWGFHVTGFFGNDYRFTTAKDYLSQQLLQKNRRYGFDPVLEYADLYFPVKEGLNIRVGRFLSVPGIEAQLAPNNYNMTHSLLYTIDPFTDTGILGSLKLSKQWMVQLGLSAGHDVAPWSDDRKPSVIACVNYSTTSNRNNFYACANGINDGKYAYNNLQHYDATWYHKFNAKWHMATEAWYMYEREVPNVAGNVANPVPTETGANGAYCAPGQVRCTAPEYAIVNYINREVNPHLTVGFRSDLLNDKKGQRTGIATKYTENTLYATKYFGTTVMLRPEIRFDHSWDRPGYNNGTARNQFFVGADLIYKF
- a CDS encoding DUF6677 family protein; the encoded protein is MAVTQTTNVPVRQSAVSPTLVLLAGWLVPGLGHVLVKKPIRAALLFVSIVSMFFLGMMMHGKVYSATNGDVLDLLGFVGQMGSPLLYVIAHAASLGGQALTDTVSDYGSKFAVVAGLLNVMAAVDAQSLANGRKEGL
- a CDS encoding M24 family metallopeptidase, producing MDVVKVQEALKQAGVDGWLFYDHHVRDPLAYRILGLDPSMHVTRRWFYFIPAKGEPRKLNHRIEAGKLDTLPGERVLYSTWQEMESALEQMLKGATRIAMQYSPRNAVMYVAMVDAGTIEVLNGMGKEIVSSANLVSRFEAVLTEHQVETHYVAQRKIDRILEDGWREMGSRVRGAGTDEFAMVEWLQAELVKEGLVWEHGPNVSVGPNAADSHYEPVAGKSSRIERGSFVLIDIWGKLKDDPSAVWYDITWTGVVDRDPTELEGRVFRTVVDARDAAIALVQQRFAAGKPIAGWEPDAAARQVIVNAGFGQWFTHRTGHNIGTELHGAGAHLDNFETHDERLILPMTCFSVEPGIYLPPGPECFGVRSEIDMITKPGSAVVTGKIQRELVRI